TTTGGAAAATTCTGCCACAAGGCTACTGCTGCTTCGTCCATTTCGTATTTGGCTCTTGTTGTGTACCTCATTCTCACTGTCCTCTCTGCCAACAAGGCTCGCCATATCGTCGTTTGATTGAAcctatgtatgtatgtatgtatttgcaaatttaagtttatttaggAGATGATTTCAacatatattatactactaggTCCTAGGAGTACTTATTAAGATATGAAGTATATGTAGTTTGTTATGTTAATGCTAAGTAGTGTTTGTTTTGACTCTGAAGAAACATGAGAATGAATTATTTGCCATAGAATTGATCAGTGTATGAATGGTTCATAagacacaaattaaatttgtacgGTTAGGTTAGATACAAAATTATCTAGTTTATCATCAAAGTACATACTCAACTTGGAGATGTTCGTATCATGTAGAAATGggaatttcaataaaaatctttaaaattaaGTTCAAAAACATAACTAACTTGCACCACAGCACTTTAGTACAagctgaaaattttgaaaccaCAATGTCCAtttcacaatttaaataatattcgtataagaaaaacaatgtactaatagaaattagaaattagTATGGGCTACTAACAATAGTGCAACAGCCCATAACTTTAAAGTAATATGTGGGCTGTCAGAAACTTAAAttacaaacaaaaatgaaggaattatttttccccattaGGACCGATTAATAGTATTCTATTGGATTCAAGTTCATGCATGTATGGTCCTAAGTCCTAACTCCTTACTATTTGTGCAATTCTACATCCATCACAATACATTGTCTAAATTTGTCCCCCCCGGGATAGTAGAATGTAGAAAAGAACGAAATAGATTTGTTGGGAAATGATTCAAATGAATGATGATTGGTGTGGATGGTTAAGGAACTGAATTACTAATATCTGAACAGAGTGGTTGTGGCATAGATTTACCATAATACtgtaataaatactactccttcacaaaaaataatcttattttatcattttaaaatgtccaaataaaatagtcttatttaataaatataaactagtatctcatattttacccacattttcttctatatctcatgttttactcatatttttctctttttcactaaaatacatatagtactattcCACAATTGGTCTGTTATTTTCGGTGGACTCAGGGATTATTGTAcacatattattaatttattatgataataaagtCTTAATAACATGTActacaaattacaaaactAAGAAAGACAGCTCTATGATTCTTAAATGATAGGTTATGCAATTCTTGCCATCTCATATTGACCGCACCACACCGCGTCCATACTTTTTAAATGGTGCAAttcttaatatattatcacttcaccaaattaattttagcAATCAAATGATGCAATACCAATTACTCCATGCCATTTAGGGATATTGGcctctaatatcatgaaattttcaaaagattAGATTTTTCCCGCGAATTTttaaattggcaaataatattacaaacttTGCCTGAGTTTATTATTTCCCAACAGCaaaatatttttggcaaaTAATACCGTGATGATGCAGATCTTTTTCGTAATTTATTGACAACAAcaacttcaaatttttcaatctttgaggATAGTTTTTGTTGAAACACATCCTCCAAAATTGTTATTAAATCCATTAATATAGCCAAAATTTATTAACTGGTGGAAATAACGAATTCgggtaaagtttgtgatattacgtgccaatttaaaaattcatggaaatctaactttttaaaagttactaCATGATATTAGATCCAGTATCccattatttaatactccctccgttccacaataagagttaCTCTTATTATGAGCACGACTAGTGcattggaaaagttagtggaatatgaaactcacttttttatattggttttataacagaatgtgagtgaagtgagttagtggaacgtgtgactcctattgtggggacggatcaaaatgacaaagtgtgactcttattttaggacggatggagtatctttttaatattcttctctatatttttcattaaaattatctttatcaattttctaatataaaaatactccattttagCAATTACCAAACTCTAAAACCTAAATGcaaacaatttcaaaaaaattatgaacttgGCCGCTGCAGCCATCGGAAACTTGGACCACCTAAAGAGATGCCTTGATTGCACATGCAGCTGATGAAGAGAGATAGATACCTCTACACCTTCTCAACCAGACAATCAACCACAAACTGGCATTAAATTATTACCGATTGTAACTAATATAATACCACCTATAGTAAAATCTCAGTAGCTGAGCAATCATCGTATAATTATTTCTAGCTAAATataaaatccaaagtccaCATCACACAACTAACCTCAATAAGATTGTCAGTGCCATAACATCACATATCTAGTTTCTTTTACAAAATCCATTGATAAACTAATGCTTCAGCAGTCATAAGTTGAAGCATACATATCATAAAATAGCATAGCATGATGGGACTTCCAAACTGCACAGATGCAGCCTGAGTTAAACGAATCGTTGGATCAACGAAGAGGACGAGCTCGAATGGCAAAGGGATTGCAGAACTAATAAGCTCAATTGAGTTTATTGTGATGAATACAAACAACTAATCATGTTAGTTATACAAGCACCACAAACTTTCATCAGCTAACCACAATTTTTTACTTTCCTACAACAAACTTCAACAACAGTTAATGAACAATGTGTAAGAAAACTAACAAAACAGAACCAAAAAATACAGaccaaatcaaacaaataaattagtactattttacaaAGAGATTGAGACACACATTTTCACCTCAAGAGCGGGTGAAGACTCGCCACAGCTTCCCACGTCCAAGGCTGTCGAGGAGCTTCTTAGCACCCTCGATATCCGCCTCCACGAGCTTCTGCAAGTGAGCAGAGGCGCCTGCCGCCACTATCTGCTTCTGGCATTTCTTGCTATACAGCAGCGATCCTAATATCGACATGACATGCTTCTTATCCAAGGTGTTTAGTGAAGGATTCAATAGCTGAACTGCAGAGATAATACCCCTCTCTTCCTTGCTGAAAATTCTCCTATTTCCAACATAACTCATGAGATTCGACAACAATTCAGCAGCGGCCTCCCTCTCCTCGACTGCCTTACCATCCAACATGCTCACGAGGTGAGGAATGCACCCCATTTCCCCCAATTCCTTCCTTGTTTTGGTATTGTAAGCCAAATGAGAGAGAGCTTTCGCAGCTGCGATTCTAACCCCTAAAATGCCACAGCTCAATACACCAACTAAGTGGCTGAGAAAGCCATCTGCAACGAGAAACTCAGCGATGTTTGGACACGAAGCCATTGCTCTCACCATCTCCACAACTACCTCCAGACTTTGAGCAGAAGGGGCAGAGTTCCAGATATCTTTCAGCGTTTGAATTCCACCTTCCCGTGCAACGAGCAGCTTCAAATCATCGTCTCCAGCCACCAAATTGCACAAGCACCCAACCGCATTCTCCTGTGCCAATGCTGTACCTGAATTGCACAATGCCAGCAACATCAATACACTGTTTTCCTCGATGAAATTCTCCCTCACATCCTCGAAAACGGCTAGATTCCGCAGAACTCTAGCCGCCAGTGCCTGCGAATTGGGGGTTCCTTCTCGACAGATTTCCAACAGCGAAGAAATTCCCCCTCTCGATCCAATCGCCCTGGCGTTTTCCTTTGAATTGCTCAAAACCCTAAGCGCGATGCACGACTTCTCCTTGGCGTATACGCTCCCGGATTCGAGCACTCGCATCAAATTGTTCAGCAATACCAAACCCTCAGCCAGTAAATCGTGCTTGCTCGAATCCTCCGTCGAGATTCTGGCGATCGCGCTCACTGATTTCTCCTTCAATTCGGAGGAAGTGCTGCAATCGAGAAGGCGCACGAGCACCGGAATTATCCCCTGCGCCACCGCAATCAACAAATTCTTAGCGTCTTCCTGTAACAAACCAATCAGCGATTCTAGGGCGGAGCTTTTCGATTGGGCGGAACCGATCTGCAGCCGGGTCATCAAGTACCCGATTTCGGCCCGGACGGATTCTCTCCTGGCGGAGGACGAAAGAGCGAGCAAGCCGCTGTTGATGATTACTTGGAGATCGTTGGTGTGGGCATCGAGCTTGGCGGACAAGGAATCGACGTCGTTTTGGGTTTTGAGCTTGCCGGCGGCGGGAGTGGGGGAGTGGCAGAGTGAGGAGAGGGAGGCGGCGGAAGAGCACGTGGCGGAGATGGAGCGGAGGAGGTCTGAGGAGAGCGggttgttgttgttgaggTCGGAGAGGCGGTGGTGTAAAGATGTGAGCTTGGTGGTTATGAGCGACCATTTGCCCTTGAGGATTTGGACGCCGGAAATGGAGTCCAAGAGGGAGTGGAGCTGCTGCTGGATGTCGGTGACGGCTGATTTAATGGTGTCTTCTTCCTCATCCTTCATGGCGGCGGTGTGAATATGCCGGAAAATGGCGCAGAGGGAAAGCGTGGAATTGCCGATTTTCAGGAATATTCACAATTATTTACTCATCATTCTTACTAtactttctttatatttatattagtactccatttaattatataaacgaattcATAAATGAATCTCTTAGGTGGAGCAATAATTTTAGAGTAAGAGCATTGGCAGAAGAAAAGCTTGGTTTTACCAAGTGGGAAATATAGGATTTTAATCTACATCAACAAGAAgattaatgaatttaattgtgttggaaaatggaaattaattGTCAAGAGCTATTTAATGCTATagtttaatgaaataaaagaaagcaaGGGGACGGCAACTCTTTCTAGAGTAGTTTTATTCACAACTCCACTGaataaatactctctccgtcttcGTATAAAGTGTCATTTCTTTCCGTCACAGAGTTTTAAGAATattaggaaaaataaatagaaaaaaagttaatggaataaatGTCTCAATTGTATGtactagttttaaatgataacgagactcctattcatggATAGAGGGAATAGggagtaaattatttttccaacctttaaaatatttattactactccttccgtcttaAAAAAGATGACTCATTTCCTTAAGTGATAtgtgattttataaaattttatcttatgTGTTAAGAGCACTCCCACTGGCGACGGCGAAaatccggcgatttttcgccggataTCGCCGACTTATCGCCGGCCATTGGGAGGAGTTCGGCGATTGTTCGGCGAAATTCCTACCGATTTTACGCCAAGCGGCGTTTTAACGCCGGGCTatcgccggccactgtggggagctgttcggcgatttttcggcgatgatcaattttttttttttttttttttttttcctcaacggtcatattctaatttccacccctataaatatttcatcctcttcctccattcatcacccacaaacttcattcacacaaattttcaatctttttgcTCTCCaactttattaaatgagttctgaTTCATCGTCTCGTGCTCAGTCCGACGAGGAAATATcacattcttcttccgaagaAGAGGTACCTCCCGCTCCCACCGGATGGGATGTAGCGGGTTTCGCCAACAACCCAATCAACAACTATATCTCCCGCTACATACAAAGCGAGATCGCTCGAATGCAGCAGCCACCCCCCCAACGGCCAATCCGCCGGCGGCGCCGATACATCCCTCGCAACCACACTGGTGCGCACGATCGGCTGTTCGCCGATTATTTCGCGGAGGAACCACGTTATCCGGCAGATGTATTTCGTCGCCGGTTCAGAATGCGCCGCTCCCTCTTCCCGCGCATTGTTAATGCGTTGTCCGCGCGTTACCCCGAGTTCCGGCTCCAGCGAGACGCAGCAGGGAAGCCCGGACTATCGCCCCTACAGAAATGCACTTGTTGCCATCCGGCGGTTGGCATACGGAGGGTCCGCCGACATGTTCGATGAGTATCCGCAATGCGGCGAGACGGACCCGACAACGAGTGCCTGAATAATTTCGTCGGGCGTGCGAGAGATATTTGGGAGCACTACCTTCGCTCGCCGGACGCAATGACCGCCGGTTCCTACTTTGGATTGGCACCGGAGGACCCACGGCTTTCCGGGGATGCTCGGCAACATCGACTGTATGCACGCGGCGGTGGAAGAACTAACGCCTAACCGCGTGGCAAGGCCAGTTCACTACCGGCTACAAAGGTACGCATCCCACCATCATTCTTGAAGCCGTTGCCGACCAACGgctttggatttggcatgcttattttggtatagccgggtcgaacaacgacctaaatgttctcaattcctcgccccttttcaacgagcggATCAACGGGTTAGGCCCCTCCATCGAATTCACGGCCAATGGCAATGTGCATAACATGGGGTACTACCTGGCTGACGGCATCTATCCGCAATGGCCCGTGTTtctgaagacgatcagatgccCACTCGGAGATAGAAGAAGGTATTTTGCGCGAGCGCAAGAGTctgcgcgcaaggatgtggagagggcatttggggtgctccaatcgcgatTTGCACTGGTAAAGGGCCCGACGCGCTTTTTCTACCAGGGGGATATTGCCGatatcatgtatgcgtgcatcatcatgcataacatgatcatcGATGATGAATACGAAGGCGTCCTCGACGTCACCAACGACCCAAGTGTTGCATCATCGAGTCACGGTGACTCAACCGAGTCCGCCCGCCAGGGTGTACCGCACAACGAACATGAACGGTTCCAGGCGTTCATGGACATACACCAGAAGGAGGCCCATCAAGCACTACAACacgatatcatcgaagaattgtgggcaaatagaaaccgcgcccaccgcccttgaatttttttttctttgattttttttttgattttttttttccattcgtgtactttttttttttttttaattttcttcgttgtaatgtgtacccgtgtttaatacaacgaactttattactattatttgttttatcttataaattataagctagctttattatatataaaaataaaacaattaaattagtgatgaagtaaaaatgaaatgttgagttagggataaataagggagaaataaggg
The genomic region above belongs to Salvia hispanica cultivar TCC Black 2014 chromosome 3, UniMelb_Shisp_WGS_1.0, whole genome shotgun sequence and contains:
- the LOC125209677 gene encoding uncharacterized protein LOC125209677 — its product is MGYYLADGIYPQWPVFLKTIRCPLGDRRRYFARAQESARKDVERAFGVLQSRFALVKGPTRFFYQGDIADIMYACIIMHNMIIDDEYEGVLDVTNDPSVASSSHGDSTESARQGVPHNEHERFQAFMDIHQKEAHQALQHDIIEELWPPTINDATAFDKAKQSHD
- the LOC125216196 gene encoding uncharacterized protein LOC125216196, whose product is MKDEEEDTIKSAVTDIQQQLHSLLDSISGVQILKGKWSLITTKLTSLHHRLSDLNNNNPLSSDLLRSISATCSSAASLSSLCHSPTPAAGKLKTQNDVDSLSAKLDAHTNDLQVIINSGLLALSSSARRESVRAEIGYLMTRLQIGSAQSKSSALESLIGLLQEDAKNLLIAVAQGIIPVLVRLLDCSTSSELKEKSVSAIARISTEDSSKHDLLAEGLVLLNNLMRVLESGSVYAKEKSCIALRVLSNSKENARAIGSRGGISSLLEICREGTPNSQALAARVLRNLAVFEDVRENFIEENSVLMLLALCNSGTALAQENAVGCLCNLVAGDDDLKLLVAREGGIQTLKDIWNSAPSAQSLEVVVEMVRAMASCPNIAEFLVADGFLSHLVGVLSCGILGVRIAAAKALSHLAYNTKTRKELGEMGCIPHLVSMLDGKAVEEREAAAELLSNLMSYVGNRRIFSKEERGIISAVQLLNPSLNTLDKKHVMSILGSLLYSKKCQKQIVAAGASAHLQKLVEADIEGAKKLLDSLGRGKLWRVFTRS